A DNA window from Maribellus comscasis contains the following coding sequences:
- a CDS encoding right-handed parallel beta-helix repeat-containing protein, with amino-acid sequence MKFKMASLQNLFAFFCSVFFFFSFSGVVDAQEIYVSPLGNDENEGTKIQPLASLSEAKEKAYKLIENGGFSDVTVFLENGNYQINSPVVFEPLQTTQSSFSIAFQAVTGSSPVISGGVRLSGWTKNAKGFWEAAVPKIEGKKLSPREFFIEGQRAKRSRFPNDGYLRVKQVGEDQRTNFFFEENDFPIPANVEDAELVFLHDWSISRNPILKIDGEENRLTTKDSIGAKDPDFFYIDHWEANPRYFLENAIEFIDENYEWCFVSKENKIIALFPENVNPNQIETVIPVSEGLLVFQGGNDSPVKNIHFNGITFCYSLWNIPEEGYCGVQACNFDPRPDTLGWAVVPAAISARWMENCSLKNCTVENMGGSGIWFGTACKNNVLYNVVVADVSGNGIMIGEGRDREVGSGKWWETAPEQVALNNTIENCLVTQSGAQYFGAVGIWCGLTAETKIKDNKIFDLPYSGISIGWMWSPQPTPCRDNVIDGNHIHHIMKILSDGGGIYMLGLQPGSKIINNHIHDVTVNAGRAESNGMFLDEGTTNVVVANNLIYNIAKSPLRFHRATTNLVKDNYLFCENENPPIRYNRTNEEDIEKVNNKVFSEENNNYEAELKKAIQLRK; translated from the coding sequence ATGAAATTTAAAATGGCTTCCCTACAAAATTTGTTCGCTTTTTTTTGTTCAGTTTTCTTTTTTTTCAGTTTCTCCGGAGTTGTGGATGCGCAGGAGATTTATGTCTCACCGCTTGGAAATGATGAAAATGAAGGGACAAAAATACAACCTTTAGCAAGTCTTTCCGAAGCAAAAGAAAAAGCATATAAATTAATAGAGAATGGTGGATTCTCAGATGTTACAGTTTTCCTCGAAAATGGAAATTACCAAATAAATAGTCCGGTTGTTTTTGAACCGTTACAAACGACGCAAAGTTCTTTTTCAATAGCGTTTCAAGCAGTAACCGGGAGTAGTCCTGTTATTTCAGGAGGAGTCCGACTTTCAGGATGGACAAAAAATGCCAAAGGCTTCTGGGAAGCTGCTGTTCCAAAAATAGAAGGAAAAAAACTTAGTCCGCGCGAATTTTTTATTGAAGGACAACGTGCGAAAAGATCGCGTTTCCCAAACGACGGATATCTGCGTGTTAAGCAGGTTGGAGAAGACCAGCGGACAAATTTCTTTTTTGAGGAAAATGATTTTCCGATCCCGGCAAATGTTGAAGACGCGGAACTGGTGTTTTTGCACGACTGGTCGATTTCCAGAAATCCAATTTTGAAAATTGATGGTGAAGAGAATAGATTGACAACAAAAGATTCGATTGGTGCAAAGGATCCCGATTTTTTTTACATTGATCATTGGGAAGCAAATCCCCGCTATTTTCTCGAAAATGCAATTGAATTTATAGATGAAAATTATGAATGGTGTTTTGTTTCCAAAGAGAATAAAATAATTGCCCTGTTTCCTGAAAATGTAAATCCAAATCAGATAGAAACGGTTATTCCGGTTTCTGAAGGACTACTTGTGTTTCAGGGAGGAAACGATTCTCCGGTGAAAAATATTCATTTTAATGGAATTACTTTTTGTTATTCTTTATGGAATATTCCGGAAGAAGGGTATTGCGGCGTGCAAGCCTGCAATTTTGACCCTCGCCCCGATACCTTAGGCTGGGCGGTTGTTCCTGCTGCTATTTCAGCCAGATGGATGGAGAATTGCAGTCTGAAAAATTGTACGGTTGAAAATATGGGAGGTTCAGGAATTTGGTTTGGAACAGCTTGTAAAAATAATGTGTTATACAATGTAGTTGTAGCAGATGTCTCAGGGAATGGAATTATGATTGGAGAAGGACGCGACCGCGAAGTTGGCAGCGGTAAATGGTGGGAAACTGCGCCGGAACAAGTGGCTTTAAATAACACCATTGAAAACTGTTTGGTCACCCAAAGTGGAGCGCAGTATTTTGGAGCAGTTGGTATTTGGTGCGGACTAACAGCGGAAACTAAAATAAAAGACAATAAGATTTTTGATTTGCCTTACAGTGGAATTTCTATCGGCTGGATGTGGAGCCCTCAACCAACACCTTGTCGCGACAATGTAATTGATGGGAACCACATCCATCATATTATGAAAATATTGAGCGACGGTGGCGGAATTTATATGTTAGGCCTGCAACCCGGAAGTAAAATTATCAACAACCATATTCACGATGTGACTGTAAATGCCGGCCGTGCAGAAAGCAACGGGATGTTTTTGGATGAAGGAACAACCAATGTGGTTGTGGCCAACAATCTGATTTATAATATTGCAAAATCACCACTTCGTTTTCACCGGGCAACAACCAATTTGGTGAAAGACAATTACCTGTTTTGCGAGAATGAAAATCCACCAATTCGATACAATCGCACCAACGAAGAAGATATCGAAAAGGTGAATAATAAAGTTTTTAGTGAAGAAAACAATAATTATGAGGCAGAGTTGAAAAAAGCAATTCAATTGAGGAAATAG
- a CDS encoding zinc-dependent alcohol dehydrogenase, with amino-acid sequence MKAAVLETYNNFVWKEVVTPKVKPGEVLIRIKFASICGSDMHIFPGDFHPRTPIPFTPGHEMGGVVEEIGEGVSGFEVGDKVAVDPIIWCGKCPACLRGHYPACTSLKLVGVDLDGGFAEYISVPQHMVFKTASHLPDEHVALVEIYGIGFHANNRAETKDGDSIAIWGAGRVGQVILQAARTKTKSTIFMVDPLDKRLEIAKNHYENVITINPTKENPVEAIKKYTDGKGVDIAFEAIGHAHEFDGVPTPIRACIQSIRGAGKVVVLGLGDDPAPIVFKELIWKEAKIVASRVSHGEFTEVIEHLNAGNLKPEALISKVMHGSQIQQAFELVQNESQNYLKVLLDFSS; translated from the coding sequence ATGAAAGCAGCCGTTTTAGAAACTTATAATAATTTTGTTTGGAAAGAAGTTGTCACTCCGAAAGTAAAACCGGGAGAAGTTCTGATTCGCATAAAATTTGCCAGTATTTGTGGTTCAGACATGCATATTTTTCCTGGCGATTTTCATCCACGAACACCTATTCCTTTTACGCCAGGACATGAAATGGGCGGAGTTGTTGAAGAAATTGGCGAAGGTGTTTCCGGTTTTGAAGTAGGCGACAAAGTTGCAGTAGATCCTATTATTTGGTGCGGGAAATGTCCGGCGTGCTTGCGGGGACATTATCCGGCGTGTACCAGTCTGAAATTAGTAGGCGTTGATTTGGATGGCGGTTTCGCTGAATATATTTCTGTGCCGCAACACATGGTTTTTAAAACGGCTTCGCATTTGCCGGATGAGCATGTTGCATTGGTTGAAATTTATGGAATTGGTTTCCATGCAAATAATCGCGCCGAAACGAAAGACGGAGATAGTATTGCCATTTGGGGAGCTGGCCGGGTTGGTCAGGTAATTTTGCAGGCTGCCCGCACGAAAACAAAAAGCACCATTTTTATGGTCGATCCGTTGGATAAGCGCCTGGAAATCGCTAAAAATCATTATGAAAATGTAATCACCATAAATCCGACAAAGGAAAACCCGGTTGAGGCAATAAAAAAATATACCGACGGGAAAGGTGTTGATATTGCTTTTGAAGCCATCGGACATGCACATGAATTTGACGGTGTCCCAACTCCAATTCGTGCTTGTATTCAAAGTATTCGTGGTGCCGGTAAAGTTGTTGTTCTGGGATTGGGCGACGATCCTGCCCCCATTGTTTTTAAGGAATTAATTTGGAAAGAAGCAAAAATTGTGGCTTCGCGTGTGAGTCACGGTGAATTTACAGAAGTTATTGAACATTTAAATGCCGGCAACTTAAAGCCTGAGGCGCTCATCTCAAAAGTGATGCACGGTTCCCAAATTCAACAGGCATTTGAACTTGTTCAAAATGAAAGCCAGAACTATTTGAAAGTTTTGCTTGATTTTAGCAGCTAG
- a CDS encoding right-handed parallel beta-helix repeat-containing protein codes for MVSYFLINKKGFFIGKILFLILAIILPEIGVANTYYISTIGNNQNKGNLDSPFRTIQKGAYMAQPGDTVWVMEGVYRERVSPPRGGTEQAPIVYMAEPGKRVFIKGSDVYTGKLKPEGNKVFSCSLSTMEFTDDCYFDNANPFKVPVASTPWERDGEPEGKEGIVFTLGQVFVNGEMYRQYPLKNEMKEHEASWWYNEEKNAVLIHFANKLQPKKTQIELTTRRRIFAPHQRGLGYIHVIGFIMEHCGNQYPRNFWETKENAQAGALGIRCGHHWSVMNNVVRYAANIGLDCGAEGPDNERINQRIYDPEEVIGNRIENNYILDNGCTGIIGWGSKEMVVKGNVVMYNNNQMYRGYKRYESAGIKFHNNIDCIVAENLVSDNFTYGIWFDNKYPNARVSKNVIVNNLRSGFFLEMGDYDFGTVLVDYNILMDNKENQIYIHDASGGLFVNNLIAGTRKMSNTGGTGPGRIKEAYGQAVYIRQVGSRTKTYHHSFYNNIFIDNDINYDINYPMWRSGEQRFLGNIYPEYQKGFYINSASDIPKPIDESYLAEKISKETGADVFGNDGRVELSLNQWQKFWELHSMHFDQDARKIENMKVCYIPEKHSVTMTIPEELKPRKNARWNENYKLRFDLRSESFPGPFGELETGSHSYIIYDGIPPGKRGELPCINIF; via the coding sequence ATGGTGTCATATTTTTTGATCAATAAAAAAGGATTTTTTATTGGAAAAATATTGTTTTTGATCCTCGCAATTATTTTGCCTGAAATTGGAGTAGCTAATACCTATTACATAAGCACAATCGGTAATAACCAAAACAAAGGCAATTTGGATTCACCCTTTCGTACCATACAAAAAGGTGCATACATGGCTCAACCCGGCGATACGGTATGGGTAATGGAAGGAGTTTACAGGGAGCGGGTTTCACCACCGCGGGGAGGAACAGAACAAGCGCCAATCGTTTATATGGCCGAACCCGGTAAAAGGGTTTTCATCAAGGGATCGGATGTTTACACAGGAAAGCTTAAACCTGAAGGAAATAAGGTTTTTTCATGCAGTCTTTCGACAATGGAATTTACCGATGATTGTTATTTTGATAATGCCAATCCGTTTAAAGTCCCGGTAGCTTCCACTCCATGGGAACGGGATGGGGAACCTGAAGGGAAAGAAGGAATTGTTTTCACGCTTGGACAAGTTTTCGTTAATGGAGAAATGTATCGGCAATATCCTCTGAAAAATGAAATGAAAGAGCATGAGGCAAGCTGGTGGTACAACGAAGAAAAAAATGCTGTTTTGATCCATTTTGCAAATAAGCTTCAACCCAAAAAAACTCAAATAGAACTTACTACCAGGAGGCGAATTTTTGCTCCACATCAGCGCGGGTTGGGATATATTCATGTGATCGGTTTCATTATGGAGCATTGTGGCAACCAATATCCACGTAATTTCTGGGAAACAAAAGAAAATGCACAAGCCGGTGCACTTGGTATCCGATGTGGACATCACTGGTCTGTCATGAATAATGTGGTCAGGTATGCAGCTAATATAGGTCTGGACTGTGGCGCTGAAGGACCTGATAATGAACGAATCAATCAAAGAATTTATGATCCTGAAGAAGTGATTGGTAACCGAATTGAGAATAATTATATCCTTGACAATGGTTGTACAGGAATCATTGGTTGGGGGTCGAAAGAGATGGTTGTGAAAGGTAATGTGGTAATGTACAATAATAATCAAATGTACCGTGGTTACAAACGCTATGAATCAGCAGGGATCAAATTCCATAACAATATAGATTGTATTGTTGCAGAAAATCTGGTTTCTGATAATTTTACCTACGGAATCTGGTTCGACAATAAATACCCAAATGCCAGGGTATCAAAAAATGTAATTGTCAATAACCTCCGAAGTGGTTTTTTTCTGGAAATGGGCGATTATGATTTCGGAACAGTGCTGGTCGATTACAATATCCTGATGGACAATAAAGAAAATCAAATTTATATCCATGATGCGTCAGGTGGGCTTTTTGTGAATAATTTGATTGCCGGAACACGTAAAATGAGCAATACCGGAGGAACTGGTCCAGGAAGAATTAAAGAAGCTTATGGTCAGGCTGTTTATATCCGTCAGGTTGGTTCCCGGACAAAAACTTACCACCATTCATTTTACAACAATATTTTTATCGACAATGATATAAATTACGACATCAATTACCCGATGTGGAGGAGCGGTGAGCAGCGATTTTTAGGAAATATTTATCCCGAATATCAAAAAGGTTTTTATATAAATTCAGCTTCCGATATTCCTAAACCAATAGATGAATCATATCTTGCAGAAAAAATCTCAAAAGAGACAGGTGCCGATGTTTTTGGCAATGATGGAAGAGTCGAATTGAGTCTGAATCAGTGGCAAAAGTTTTGGGAACTTCATTCAATGCATTTCGATCAGGATGCCCGCAAAATTGAAAATATGAAAGTTTGTTACATCCCCGAAAAACACTCTGTAACAATGACGATTCCTGAGGAATTGAAACCACGAAAAAATGCAAGGTGGAATGAAAATTACAAGCTTCGTTTTGATCTGAGAAGTGAATCTTTTCCCGGCCCTTTTGGTGAATTGGAAACAGGTTCCCATAGCTATATTATTTACGATGGGATCCCTCCCGGAAAACGTGGAGAATTACCTTGCATAAATATATTTTAA
- the tnpA gene encoding IS200/IS605 family transposase, whose amino-acid sequence MIHSFVRNYLHITWSSKERIKVFNSFRVRISVKNFILEKTKEIQIPVLSVNVQSEHIHLLVDLPSDICLADFVQKVKGSSSYWINQERLVDGRFSWQRGYGAFSVSASQLEIVKSYIINQDSHHKIKSFEEEYNEWKNNYGFFDD is encoded by the coding sequence ATGATTCATTCATTTGTTCGAAATTATTTACACATAACTTGGTCTTCAAAAGAAAGAATTAAAGTTTTTAACTCTTTTCGCGTAAGAATTTCTGTAAAGAATTTTATTCTTGAGAAAACAAAGGAGATTCAAATACCTGTTTTATCAGTTAATGTTCAATCAGAACATATTCATTTGTTAGTAGATTTGCCTTCAGATATATGTTTAGCAGATTTTGTTCAAAAGGTGAAAGGTTCTTCTTCTTATTGGATAAATCAGGAAAGGTTGGTTGATGGTAGATTTTCGTGGCAGAGAGGTTACGGAGCTTTTTCTGTTAGTGCATCGCAACTTGAAATTGTAAAGAGTTATATAATAAATCAGGATAGTCACCATAAAATTAAATCATTTGAAGAGGAATATAATGAGTGGAAAAACAATTATGGTTTTTTTGATGATTAA
- a CDS encoding alpha-ketoacid dehydrogenase subunit alpha/beta has translation MYLEKSEIIANDQFSTEEILNDYYIAYLSRQLSLLGRREVHNGRAHFGIFGDGKEIAQIAYAKTFKKGDWRSGYYRDQTFMLALNLLQPEEFFAMIYGDTNEEENPSTVGRNFNNHFSTQNINEEGEIKDLLLQYNSASDISSTGGQMPRLLGLAQASKIVREKPEMKKALNNNVSGDEVAFGSIGDASTSEGIFWETINAAGVMQVPLAVAVFDDGFGISVPVELQTTKSSISEALKGFQKEKGSNGIKIYKSKGWDYPGLVKTFKEGIDFCRRTHTPVVFHIEEVTQPQGHSTSGSHERYKTKERLQWEDDFDGLNQMRKWLLETGVADMDMLVEIEKSAKQKAKEARNKAWQNFTNGYQKEQNELLDILRKIDAKTDLQNERKFELVRNRIFPTRRSHFSFAKRLNLEIHLNPDLQDERAELQNWIDRFKTRTIDFFNTSLHRTGSDSALKVEGHPVKYGSNAEDVNGSQIVNKNFDVLFEKYPNLVTFGEDTGKMGDVNQGMKGMQEKYGKERVSDTGIREATIIGQGIGLALRGFRPIAEIQYLDYLIYAHSQLSDDLATLQYRTKGKQAAPLIVRTRGHQLQGIWHAGSPMQMLLGSLRGIYLCVPRNLTQAAGFYNALLEANDPAIVIEPLKGYNVKEKLPENHGEYKVPLGVPEIMREGTDVTVVTYAWNVHHALKAASLLQKFKGISIEVIDVQTLMPFDVNHTILESVKKTNKVLFMDEDVPGGATAYMMQKVLQEQKAFDYLDTAPRTLSGMEHRPAYGIDGEYFSKPNVELLFKNVYEMMRETDEKKYPKL, from the coding sequence ATGTACTTGGAAAAATCTGAGATTATAGCCAACGATCAGTTTTCTACGGAAGAAATACTAAATGACTACTATATTGCCTATTTGAGTCGACAGTTGAGTTTGCTTGGTCGCCGGGAAGTACACAACGGCAGAGCGCATTTTGGTATTTTTGGCGACGGCAAAGAAATTGCACAAATTGCTTATGCCAAAACCTTTAAAAAAGGCGACTGGCGTTCGGGCTATTATCGCGATCAGACGTTTATGCTGGCACTGAATTTATTGCAGCCAGAGGAGTTTTTTGCAATGATTTACGGCGATACAAATGAAGAGGAAAACCCATCAACTGTAGGGCGAAACTTCAACAATCATTTTAGTACACAAAACATTAACGAAGAAGGAGAAATAAAAGATTTGCTTCTTCAATACAATTCAGCATCTGATATTTCATCAACCGGAGGGCAAATGCCGCGCCTGCTGGGGCTGGCGCAAGCTTCAAAAATTGTACGGGAAAAACCGGAGATGAAAAAAGCATTGAACAATAATGTAAGCGGAGATGAAGTTGCTTTTGGAAGTATCGGTGATGCAAGTACCTCGGAGGGTATTTTTTGGGAAACCATAAATGCAGCCGGAGTGATGCAGGTTCCGCTGGCTGTTGCCGTTTTTGACGATGGTTTTGGAATCAGTGTGCCGGTTGAATTGCAGACTACAAAATCGAGCATTTCCGAGGCGCTAAAAGGCTTTCAAAAAGAAAAAGGTTCAAATGGAATTAAAATATATAAATCGAAAGGTTGGGATTACCCGGGTCTGGTAAAAACATTTAAAGAAGGAATTGATTTTTGCAGAAGGACCCACACACCTGTTGTTTTTCATATTGAAGAAGTTACACAACCACAAGGACATTCAACATCGGGTTCACACGAACGTTACAAAACCAAAGAACGCTTGCAGTGGGAAGATGATTTTGACGGTTTAAATCAAATGCGAAAATGGCTGCTGGAAACCGGAGTAGCCGATATGGATATGCTGGTTGAAATTGAAAAATCGGCAAAACAAAAAGCCAAAGAAGCACGAAATAAAGCCTGGCAAAATTTCACCAACGGATATCAAAAAGAACAAAATGAATTGCTGGATATTCTTCGTAAAATAGATGCAAAAACAGATCTTCAAAACGAGCGTAAATTTGAATTGGTACGTAATAGAATTTTTCCGACGAGACGTTCGCATTTTAGTTTTGCAAAACGGTTAAACCTGGAAATTCATTTAAACCCGGATTTACAGGATGAACGGGCTGAATTACAAAACTGGATTGACCGTTTTAAAACAAGAACAATTGATTTTTTCAACACCAGTTTACACCGGACAGGTTCTGATTCTGCGCTGAAAGTAGAAGGACATCCGGTAAAATACGGTTCAAACGCGGAAGATGTAAACGGCTCCCAAATCGTCAACAAAAATTTTGATGTTTTATTTGAAAAATATCCGAATCTGGTCACGTTTGGTGAAGACACCGGAAAAATGGGTGATGTCAATCAGGGCATGAAAGGAATGCAGGAAAAGTACGGAAAAGAACGTGTTTCCGACACCGGCATTCGCGAGGCCACCATCATTGGACAAGGAATTGGACTGGCGTTGAGAGGCTTTCGCCCGATTGCTGAGATTCAATATTTGGATTACCTTATTTACGCTCATTCGCAGCTGAGCGATGATTTGGCGACATTACAATACAGAACCAAAGGGAAACAGGCGGCGCCACTCATTGTTCGTACCCGCGGACATCAGTTGCAGGGAATCTGGCACGCCGGTTCGCCCATGCAAATGTTACTGGGGTCGCTAAGAGGAATCTATTTGTGTGTTCCGAGAAACTTAACGCAGGCTGCAGGTTTTTACAATGCTTTACTGGAAGCCAACGATCCGGCCATCGTAATTGAGCCCTTAAAAGGTTACAACGTAAAAGAAAAACTTCCTGAAAACCATGGTGAGTATAAAGTACCACTTGGCGTACCGGAAATAATGAGGGAAGGAACCGATGTTACGGTTGTTACCTACGCATGGAACGTACACCACGCTTTGAAAGCAGCCAGTTTACTCCAAAAATTTAAAGGAATATCCATCGAGGTGATTGATGTGCAGACTTTAATGCCGTTTGACGTAAACCACACCATTTTAGAATCGGTGAAAAAAACCAACAAAGTACTTTTTATGGACGAAGATGTACCCGGAGGTGCCACGGCTTACATGATGCAAAAAGTGCTGCAGGAACAAAAAGCGTTCGACTATTTAGACACTGCGCCACGTACTCTTTCAGGAATGGAACATCGACCGGCCTACGGAATTGATGGGGAATATTTTTCCAAACCCAATGTTGAGCTTCTTTTCAAAAATGTTTATGAAATGATGCGGGAAACTGATGAGAAAAAATATCCTAAACTGTAA
- a CDS encoding FG-GAP repeat domain-containing protein — protein MDPKILMGLFGGMLLFSCTPQKEKSYNQYADNKLHKFEYNNPGLLVDLDVGFKSVPMPMDFDGDGDIDLLISESGSYAESGVFYFENVSGNVEMPVFRYGMRINSERFRLGNDGKFFVASDVDGHVHVLTPDRVNESLLIYEDVPENVFWKKLNMPAHLNKYVKESKGNSWKLIDFDADSKVDLLCGLNSSEGSSLLFFKNSGSNENPVYENPENILTASNPFDRGLNMDVAFGDYDNDGDLDYLAAGSFSHLVYFENTGTLQKYNYADGDTLTYNSEQIQFVCRHGGSIKLRTIDFDKDGFVDVLSGDEDGKISFLKNTGKVVDGKPEFLPPVFLQQEAHFVDLGALVAPRIFDWDGDGLEDILCGNGAGDIIFVKNLGGGAPKWDAPKILEVDGIPVRIIPTKVLPNTEEPHWGYATIGVGDWDMDGLPDILVNEHNGNIVWLKNKGTRKAPELSAPQPLYVEWKGKPQKPAWTPGVSEGNELLAPWRTSPFIMDFNNDGLNDLVMLDYEGYLAVFPRIKEGDKLLLGHPQRNFVYPDGEPVLLNQRTGSSHGRLKITFADWDGDGLEDLVFSSKPAVDWMKNLGMKDGKMVLQYMGRVLSRTLMGHTDGPVVSDFNKDGVPDLLVGTETGVLYYWQRPSIEITTTMTTTGKQTPAVYKYFKR, from the coding sequence ATGGATCCAAAGATTTTAATGGGGTTGTTTGGAGGAATGCTTCTTTTTTCATGTACTCCGCAGAAAGAAAAATCATACAATCAATACGCAGATAACAAATTACACAAGTTTGAATACAATAATCCCGGCCTGCTGGTCGATTTGGATGTGGGGTTCAAATCAGTTCCCATGCCCATGGATTTTGACGGCGATGGCGATATAGATTTGCTTATTTCTGAATCGGGAAGTTATGCCGAATCGGGAGTGTTTTATTTTGAAAATGTAAGTGGCAACGTTGAAATGCCTGTTTTTCGCTATGGAATGCGCATTAATTCAGAGCGTTTTCGTTTGGGTAACGACGGGAAATTTTTTGTAGCTTCTGATGTTGATGGACATGTTCATGTGTTAACACCCGATCGGGTAAATGAATCTTTGCTGATTTACGAAGATGTTCCTGAAAATGTGTTCTGGAAAAAATTAAATATGCCCGCTCATTTGAATAAATACGTAAAAGAATCTAAAGGAAATTCCTGGAAATTAATTGATTTTGATGCTGATTCAAAGGTCGATTTGCTTTGTGGTTTAAATTCTTCAGAAGGCTCTTCGTTGTTGTTTTTTAAGAATTCAGGAAGTAATGAAAATCCGGTGTATGAAAATCCTGAAAATATTTTAACAGCCTCGAATCCTTTTGATCGGGGGTTGAATATGGACGTCGCTTTTGGCGATTACGATAATGATGGCGATTTGGATTATCTGGCAGCAGGAAGTTTTTCCCATCTGGTTTATTTTGAGAATACGGGAACACTTCAAAAATATAATTATGCAGATGGAGATACTTTAACATACAATAGCGAACAAATTCAATTTGTTTGTCGCCACGGAGGTTCCATAAAATTGCGAACCATTGATTTTGACAAAGATGGATTTGTTGATGTTCTGAGCGGTGATGAAGATGGCAAAATTTCATTCCTGAAAAACACAGGAAAAGTAGTCGATGGTAAGCCGGAATTTTTGCCTCCGGTTTTTCTTCAACAGGAAGCACATTTTGTGGATTTAGGTGCGCTGGTTGCTCCGCGTATTTTTGATTGGGACGGCGACGGACTTGAAGATATTTTGTGCGGAAATGGAGCAGGAGATATCATTTTTGTGAAAAATCTGGGAGGCGGGGCTCCAAAATGGGATGCGCCAAAAATTCTTGAAGTTGATGGAATCCCTGTTCGCATAATTCCCACAAAAGTGCTTCCAAACACGGAAGAGCCACACTGGGGATATGCAACCATTGGCGTTGGCGATTGGGATATGGACGGACTTCCCGATATTTTGGTAAATGAACACAACGGAAATATTGTTTGGTTAAAGAATAAAGGAACAAGAAAAGCTCCCGAACTGTCGGCTCCGCAACCACTTTACGTGGAGTGGAAGGGTAAGCCACAAAAGCCAGCCTGGACTCCCGGTGTTTCTGAAGGAAATGAATTGCTGGCGCCCTGGAGAACTTCGCCATTTATTATGGATTTTAACAACGACGGTTTGAATGATTTGGTGATGCTCGATTATGAGGGATACCTGGCTGTTTTTCCTCGAATAAAAGAGGGTGATAAATTGTTGTTGGGGCATCCGCAGCGCAATTTTGTTTATCCTGATGGCGAACCGGTTTTATTAAATCAGCGTACCGGTTCTAGTCATGGACGTTTAAAAATTACTTTTGCAGATTGGGATGGAGATGGTTTGGAAGATCTTGTTTTTTCTTCAAAACCTGCGGTGGATTGGATGAAAAATTTGGGAATGAAAGATGGGAAAATGGTTTTGCAATATATGGGTCGCGTACTTTCCCGCACGTTGATGGGGCACACCGACGGCCCGGTTGTTTCCGATTTTAATAAAGATGGAGTTCCCGATTTGTTAGTGGGGACCGAAACCGGCGTTTTGTATTACTGGCAGCGGCCTTCGATTGAAATAACGACAACCATGACCACTACCGGAAAACAGACTCCCGCGGTTTATAAGTATTTTAAAAGGTAA